A region from the Arachis ipaensis cultivar K30076 chromosome B01, Araip1.1, whole genome shotgun sequence genome encodes:
- the LOC107644078 gene encoding putative protein TPRXL: protein MENADLEGWRLSFDPYASKRSFCILRGGPYGGAATASDEPPSSYHWQQQLENDSTACYFGDPFSTMRDPFLHQLYIPPTSSSSYFEEPPILPPPTLPTPCYNSYGGAPLQHDMRSSSSSSSISCNNIFSNMIHISPSTNNTSSSCSSSSSSKLAISSSSSSSPSMLSNVNVMVNATSIPSNK from the exons ATGGAAAATGCTGACTTGGAGGGGTGGAGACTGAGCT TTGATCCTTATGCTTCAAAACGGTCCTTTTGTATACTCCGTGGAGGACCATATGGCGGTGCTGCCACCGCTTCCGATGAACCGCCCTCGTCATATCACTGGCAACAGCAACTTGAAAATGACAGCACTGCCTGCTACTTTGGGGATCCATTCTCAACCATGAGAGATCCTTTCCTTCACCAGCTCTACATCCCTCCTACTTCTTCCTCCTCTTACTTCGAAGAACCACCGATATTGCCGCCGCCTACCTTGCCTACTCCATGTTATAACAGTTATGGTGGTGCACCCCTTCAACATGACATGagatcttcctcctcttcttcttcaattagCTGCAACAACATATTCTCGAACATGATTCATATCTCTCCGAGCACTAATAacacttcttcttcttgttcctctTCGTCTTCTTCAAAATTAGccatctcttcctcttcttcttcttctccttctatgCTCTCAAATGTTAACGTCATGGTCAATGCAACATCAATCCCCTCCAACAAGTAA
- the LOC107615970 gene encoding probable glutathione S-transferase parA, translated as MGEDNNNVVLLDFWPSSYGMRVKIALQEKGVSYECRQEDFEAKSSLLLEMNPIHKMIPVLIHNGKPICESLNIVEYIDEVWNHKPSLLPSDPYKRSQARFWGNYIDKNVSHIXXXXWNGKEEEKEESKKQFIECLKMLEEELGDKPYFGGDEFGYVDVALVPFTSWFYTYETLGNLSIEAFVPKLVGWTKRCMEKQCVAKSLPHPHKIYDFALKYREGHGYE; from the exons ATgggtgaagacaacaacaatgtGGTATTGTTGGATTTCTGGCCAAGCTCTTATGGGATGAGGGTGAAAATTGCTTTGCAAGAAAAGGGTGTCTCATATGAGTGTAGGCAAGAAGATTTTGAAGCTAAAAGTTCTCTGCTTTTGGAGATGAACCCAATTCACAAAATGATCCCAGTTTTGATTCATAATGGTAAACCCATTTGTGAATCTCTCAACATAGTTGAGTACATCGATGAGGTTTGGAACCATAAACCTTCTCTACTTCCCTCTGATCCTTACAAGAGATCCCAAGCAAGGTTTTGGGGCAATTACATTGATAAAAATGTAAGTCATATA NNNNNNNNNNNNTGGAATGGaaaggaggaagagaaagaagagagcaAGAAGCAATTCATAGAATGCTTGAAGATGTTGGAGGAAGAGCTTGGTGACAAGCCATATTTTGGAGGTGATGAATTTGGTTATGTTGATGTGGCTCTTGTTCCCTTCACAAGCTGGTTTTATACATATGAAACACTAGGGAACCTAAGCatagaggcatttgttccaaaGCTTGTGGGTTGGACCAAAAGGTGCATGGAAAAACAGTGTGTGGCCAAGTCACTCCCTCACCCTCATAAGATATATGACTTTGCTTTGAAATATAGAGAGGGACATGGATATGAGTAA